A stretch of the Paenibacillus dendritiformis genome encodes the following:
- a CDS encoding mechanosensitive ion channel family protein, which produces MLQAEPEETHMMEQNIEQTVGIFQKWQHQLMDWITDPSTWEWLIIKSIRIVLIILISRIAIKVVFRMIDRAISKKGRGNLALNPRRLLTIVKLLKNVTSLTLNFTMIMFILMEFNVNLAPLLAGAGVVTFAIGFGSQSLVKDVMTGFFIIFEDQFAVGDVVKVGQFQGTVEMIGLRSTRIRSWTGEMHIIPNGSITDVTNYSISNSLAVVDVVIAADEDVDKAIHRMEKTLAALPDREPNVIRQPQVLGIQTMTRTETTIRIIAECKPFTQAQVSRLINLEVRKAQYRKEEEAATIENYEGKGLSTNGT; this is translated from the coding sequence ATGCTGCAGGCGGAACCGGAAGAGACGCATATGATGGAGCAGAACATCGAACAGACGGTGGGCATTTTTCAGAAATGGCAGCATCAGTTGATGGACTGGATCACGGATCCTTCCACATGGGAATGGCTGATAATCAAGTCCATCCGGATCGTGCTCATTATTCTCATCTCCCGGATTGCGATTAAGGTGGTCTTCCGCATGATTGACCGAGCAATCAGCAAGAAGGGAAGGGGCAATCTTGCGCTTAATCCGCGCCGGCTCCTCACGATTGTGAAGCTGCTCAAAAATGTCACCTCATTGACACTCAACTTCACGATGATTATGTTCATCTTAATGGAGTTCAACGTCAATCTCGCGCCGCTGCTGGCCGGGGCAGGGGTCGTTACGTTTGCGATCGGCTTCGGCTCGCAGAGCCTGGTCAAGGACGTGATGACCGGTTTTTTCATTATTTTCGAGGATCAATTCGCCGTAGGGGATGTTGTCAAGGTAGGACAGTTCCAGGGCACGGTGGAAATGATCGGTTTAAGGTCTACGCGGATACGCAGCTGGACAGGGGAGATGCATATTATCCCCAATGGAAGCATTACGGACGTAACCAACTACTCGATCAGCAATTCATTAGCGGTGGTGGATGTTGTCATTGCCGCGGATGAAGATGTCGATAAAGCCATTCATCGAATGGAGAAGACATTAGCCGCCTTGCCGGACCGCGAACCGAATGTAATCCGGCAGCCGCAGGTGCTTGGAATTCAGACAATGACCCGCACCGAGACGACGATACGCATCATCGCGGAATGCAAGCCGTTCACTCAAGCGCAGGTGTCCAGACTCATCAATCTGGAGGTTAGAAAAGCGCAATATCGCAAAGAAGAGGAAGCGGCAACGATTGAAAATTATGAAGGAAAGGGGCTCTCGACGAATGGAACGTAA
- the rplI gene encoding 50S ribosomal protein L9, with amino-acid sequence MKVILLQDVKGQGKKGQIKEVSEGYAQNFLFKQGLARPATEGNLKTLEQQNKSEQKRKEQEKQDAEKLAATLNETTVPLKAKAGEGGRLFGAITTKQIAEALSKMKLKIDKRKIELEEPIRSLGYTNVTIKLHPDVKATVKVHVTEE; translated from the coding sequence ATGAAAGTCATTTTGTTGCAGGATGTTAAAGGACAAGGCAAGAAGGGGCAAATCAAGGAAGTCTCCGAAGGGTATGCGCAGAACTTCCTGTTCAAGCAGGGACTTGCGCGTCCGGCGACGGAAGGCAATCTGAAGACCCTGGAGCAGCAGAATAAATCGGAACAAAAACGCAAGGAGCAGGAGAAGCAGGATGCGGAGAAGCTCGCTGCGACCTTGAATGAGACGACGGTGCCGCTGAAGGCGAAGGCCGGGGAGGGCGGGCGCCTGTTCGGGGCGATTACGACGAAGCAGATTGCGGAAGCGCTCAGCAAGATGAAGCTCAAAATCGATAAGCGTAAGATCGAGCTGGAGGAACCGATTCGTTCACTCGGCTATACGAATGTAACCATAAAGCTGCACCCGGATGTAAAGGCGACAGTGAAGGTTCACGTCACGGAGGAATAA
- a CDS encoding LCP family protein, with translation MKKYKKWWIAFLVIAIIGFGGFFFRKQIAVLAFDMFLSGHVEETLENSYKPIEGKEEVIRKVTEPFSVLLLGIDARGNEVGRSDTIIYSVVRPEDNKVLLLSIPRDTYTEIIGKGFETKLNHAYAYGQAKMSMDSVENLLKHKVDHYATINFQGLKDVVDALDGVELPIKEDIVNKDPNHEKFRIEANKPIYNGQEALYFVRYREDSDMNRTMRHRTFLNAIMHRAIEMDKIGRIPELIQIMGDNFSTDIRPKFMIDLAKTMFTQSDTPQISSYMLHGDGKMMSNVWYYMVDEEDMEYVQKLLDNWLDPNTKKADLMEPREVKED, from the coding sequence ATGAAAAAATATAAAAAATGGTGGATAGCCTTCTTGGTGATCGCCATCATCGGATTCGGAGGGTTTTTCTTCCGCAAACAGATCGCCGTCTTGGCGTTCGACATGTTCCTGTCGGGGCATGTGGAGGAAACACTGGAGAATTCGTACAAACCGATTGAAGGCAAAGAGGAAGTTATCCGGAAGGTTACCGAACCGTTCTCGGTGTTGCTGTTAGGGATTGATGCCCGCGGCAATGAAGTGGGGCGTTCGGACACCATCATTTATTCCGTCGTGCGGCCGGAAGACAATAAAGTCCTGCTGCTGTCGATTCCGCGCGATACGTACACCGAGATTATCGGCAAAGGGTTCGAGACGAAGCTGAACCATGCTTACGCATACGGGCAAGCGAAAATGAGCATGGATTCGGTGGAGAACCTGCTGAAGCATAAAGTTGATCATTACGCAACCATTAACTTCCAAGGATTGAAGGATGTCGTGGACGCGCTGGATGGCGTAGAGCTTCCGATCAAGGAAGACATTGTGAACAAGGATCCGAACCACGAGAAATTCCGGATTGAGGCGAACAAGCCAATTTACAACGGACAGGAAGCATTATACTTCGTCCGCTATCGCGAGGATTCCGACATGAACCGGACGATGCGGCACCGCACCTTCTTGAACGCCATTATGCACCGGGCAATCGAAATGGACAAAATCGGCCGAATTCCTGAACTTATTCAAATTATGGGTGATAATTTCTCGACCGATATTCGTCCCAAATTCATGATTGACCTGGCAAAGACGATGTTCACGCAGTCGGATACGCCGCAAATCAGCAGTTACATGCTGCATGGCGACGGCAAAATGATGAGCAATGTATGGTACTATATGGTTGATGAAGAAGATATGGAATATGTGCAGAAGCTCCTTGATAATTGGCTGGATCCGAACACGAAGAAGGCCGATCTGATGGAGCCGCGCGAGGTCAAGGAAGATTAA
- a CDS encoding DUF951 domain-containing protein, giving the protein MERKQFELGDIVQMKKPHPCGTNEMEIIRMGMDIRIKCVGCKHSVLIPRAKFEKSMKKVLRSAEKKVE; this is encoded by the coding sequence ATGGAACGTAAGCAATTTGAACTGGGGGATATTGTGCAAATGAAAAAGCCGCATCCATGCGGCACGAATGAAATGGAGATTATCCGTATGGGGATGGATATTCGGATTAAATGCGTAGGGTGCAAGCACAGCGTGCTCATTCCGCGGGCCAAGTTCGAAAAAAGCATGAAAAAAGTGCTTCGGTCGGCAGAAAAAAAAGTGGAGTAA
- a CDS encoding CBS domain-containing protein — MNIAFFLTPKHEVVCLTVSATLRQTLEKMEHHRYTAVPILNDDGEFVGTVTEGDLLWHMKNSNGSITFENASRFLLKDIPLNVRHKTVRIDSNMEDLINLAKVQNFVPVVDDMNRFIGIVRRSQIIEYCEQFTSKAMNIK; from the coding sequence ATGAATATTGCTTTTTTCTTAACGCCCAAACATGAAGTCGTATGTTTGACGGTGAGCGCCACCTTGCGTCAAACCTTGGAAAAAATGGAGCATCATCGTTATACGGCCGTGCCTATATTGAATGACGATGGGGAATTCGTCGGGACGGTTACCGAGGGAGACCTGCTGTGGCATATGAAGAACTCGAACGGGAGCATCACCTTCGAGAACGCATCGCGTTTTTTGCTCAAGGATATCCCCTTGAACGTCCGTCATAAAACGGTGCGCATCGATTCGAATATGGAGGATCTGATCAACTTGGCCAAGGTGCAGAACTTCGTTCCGGTCGTTGACGATATGAACCGCTTTATCGGCATTGTCCGGCGCAGCCAAATTATAGAATATTGCGAGCAGTTCACGTCGAAAGCCATGAATATCAAGTAA
- a CDS encoding DUF3343 domain-containing protein → MNGIEAEEWLLAFDSTQHALRMEMLMEYLDLDIDTCPTPTQITAGCALSIQFQPDDLGAVRTLIRSERVEIRGIFYKRNDHYIQLIESAEE, encoded by the coding sequence ATGAATGGAATAGAAGCGGAAGAATGGCTGCTGGCCTTTGATTCTACCCAGCATGCGCTGCGAATGGAAATGCTGATGGAATACCTCGATCTGGACATTGACACTTGTCCGACGCCGACACAGATTACGGCAGGGTGCGCACTGTCCATTCAGTTCCAGCCTGACGATCTGGGGGCGGTGCGGACCCTGATTCGAAGCGAGCGGGTCGAGATTCGCGGGATATTCTATAAGCGGAATGATCACTATATTCAATTGATAGAATCGGCAGAGGAGTGA
- a CDS encoding YjzC family protein, whose translation MGEKTEFEPGDKAPNDGIYMEVGEASFHTEIQDPKQIRLKKGETFPETTNKDRKWKKKSHALTH comes from the coding sequence ATGGGGGAAAAGACCGAATTCGAGCCGGGAGACAAAGCGCCCAACGACGGTATCTACATGGAGGTAGGCGAGGCAAGCTTCCACACCGAGATTCAGGATCCGAAGCAGATTCGATTGAAAAAAGGCGAAACGTTCCCGGAGACGACCAACAAAGACCGTAAATGGAAAAAGAAATCCCACGCACTTACCCACTAA
- a CDS encoding putative holin-like toxin codes for MALWAVGQSPGREVMPVSVYEAMSVMFQFGISILALLTFVGTLLIYMHTKK; via the coding sequence ATGGCTTTATGGGCGGTCGGCCAATCTCCCGGAAGGGAGGTGATGCCAGTGAGCGTATACGAAGCAATGTCCGTTATGTTCCAATTCGGGATATCGATACTCGCGTTATTGACTTTTGTCGGGACGCTGCTGATATACATGCACACAAAGAAATAG
- the ssb gene encoding single-stranded DNA-binding protein, with amino-acid sequence MLNRVILIGRLTRDPELRYTPSGVAVTQFTLAVDRPFSNQNGEREADFIPVVTWRQLAETCANYLRKGRLTAVEGRIQVRSYDNNEGKRVYVTEVIADNVRFLESNRDSGGSRDDMGGGYGGGQPNNNSRPYGGGGSSQSRGPAADPFSDDGRPIDISDDDLPF; translated from the coding sequence ATGTTGAATCGCGTGATCTTGATTGGTCGTCTAACCCGTGACCCTGAATTGCGCTATACGCCATCCGGAGTTGCCGTGACGCAATTTACGTTGGCGGTCGATCGTCCGTTCTCGAACCAGAATGGCGAGCGGGAGGCGGATTTCATTCCCGTGGTCACATGGCGGCAGTTGGCAGAGACTTGCGCCAATTATTTGCGCAAAGGTCGGCTAACGGCTGTGGAAGGCCGAATCCAAGTCCGCAGTTACGACAACAATGAAGGGAAGCGCGTATACGTTACGGAGGTTATCGCCGATAACGTACGATTCCTGGAGTCCAACCGCGACAGCGGAGGAAGTCGTGACGATATGGGCGGAGGTTATGGCGGCGGACAGCCGAACAATAACTCACGGCCATATGGCGGAGGAGGCTCTAGTCAGTCCCGCGGTCCGGCAGCGGATCCATTCTCTGACGACGGCAGACCGATCGATATATCTGATGATGATTTGCCATTTTAA
- the rpsR gene encoding 30S ribosomal protein S18 yields MSFKQNEGGERSERRFGGRKGRNKRRKVCYFTANKITHIDYKDTDLLKKFISERGKILPRRVTGTSAKYQRLLTVAIKRSRQVALLPYTTE; encoded by the coding sequence ATGAGCTTCAAGCAAAATGAAGGCGGCGAACGCAGCGAGCGTCGTTTTGGCGGCCGTAAAGGACGCAACAAGCGCCGTAAAGTATGCTACTTCACTGCGAACAAAATTACGCACATCGATTACAAAGACACGGATCTGTTGAAGAAATTCATCAGCGAACGCGGTAAAATTTTGCCTCGCCGTGTAACAGGAACAAGCGCAAAGTATCAACGTCTGCTGACTGTAGCGATCAAACGCTCCCGTCAAGTAGCGTTGCTGCCATACACCACGGAGTAA
- a CDS encoding DUF2232 domain-containing protein, with protein sequence MKYRWSSLAWAVAALVLLLSILQPIQVLTMSFMAVPFVMLYATQSLRGFILHGAALLLLVYVLLGSLGMVGVLTGVYFMIPGIVFGHMFKQKRPALNVYVAGTAAFLVESLLLLAFAKLAFDFNVYHYIMSLMNESMAGLQQTTLFPADLTQEMKEQFVILLSQMIPFMLIIGALYMGTITYAISRALLTAQGIAVQKLKPVWQWMLPRALIWYYLITIILDLIVQKTSGSFLTLILINLVPLLQLAFMVQGIGFLFFLAHSRKWNRAIPVVITIAVIFVPLLHGILRIIGIVDLAFPLRQAMSKPKA encoded by the coding sequence TTGAAATATCGCTGGTCATCGTTAGCATGGGCGGTTGCGGCGCTCGTATTGTTATTATCCATCCTACAACCGATTCAGGTGTTGACGATGAGTTTTATGGCGGTGCCGTTTGTCATGCTCTACGCAACACAATCCCTTCGCGGATTTATTCTGCATGGGGCGGCATTGTTATTGCTTGTATATGTTCTGCTCGGCAGCTTAGGGATGGTAGGCGTGCTGACGGGTGTATATTTTATGATTCCGGGAATCGTATTCGGTCATATGTTCAAACAGAAGCGGCCGGCCTTGAACGTCTATGTCGCGGGAACGGCCGCATTCCTCGTGGAATCGTTGCTGCTGTTGGCGTTTGCCAAGCTGGCATTTGACTTCAATGTGTATCATTACATTATGTCGCTGATGAACGAGAGCATGGCCGGACTGCAGCAGACAACGCTGTTCCCGGCGGATCTTACGCAGGAGATGAAGGAGCAATTCGTCATCCTGCTCAGCCAGATGATCCCGTTCATGCTGATTATCGGCGCCCTCTATATGGGCACCATTACTTATGCCATAAGCCGGGCGCTGCTCACGGCGCAGGGTATCGCGGTGCAGAAGCTGAAGCCGGTGTGGCAATGGATGCTGCCGCGGGCCTTAATCTGGTATTACTTAATTACGATCATCCTCGATCTGATCGTGCAGAAGACGTCAGGAAGCTTCCTGACCTTGATCTTGATCAACCTGGTGCCGTTGCTCCAACTCGCTTTTATGGTGCAGGGCATCGGCTTCCTGTTCTTCCTGGCGCATTCGCGGAAGTGGAACAGGGCAATTCCGGTCGTTATTACCATTGCAGTCATCTTTGTGCCGTTGTTACATGGCATTTTGCGAATTATCGGAATCGTGGATCTGGCCTTTCCGCTGCGGCAGGCCATGTCCAAGCCAAAAGCGTAG
- the rpsF gene encoding 30S ribosomal protein S6, which yields MRKYELMYIIRPDIEQEAVQAAVEKFQGVISNEGGEITKHDVMGKRRLAYEIKKFRDGIYVLVNFTAQPAVVAELERQLKISDEVIRHLVTTDVA from the coding sequence ATGCGCAAATACGAATTGATGTACATCATTCGTCCAGACATCGAGCAAGAAGCTGTCCAAGCTGCAGTCGAAAAATTCCAAGGCGTCATCTCTAACGAAGGCGGGGAAATTACGAAACACGACGTGATGGGCAAGCGCCGTCTTGCTTATGAGATCAAGAAGTTCCGCGACGGTATCTACGTTCTCGTGAACTTCACTGCACAACCTGCAGTGGTTGCCGAGTTGGAGCGTCAATTGAAGATCTCCGACGAAGTTATCCGCCATCTCGTAACAACAGACGTGGCTTAA
- a CDS encoding DHH family phosphoesterase, producing MPKMLFQRWYFKHIIWTFVLLVVVTSVLAYYNWMVGLLAFAGIAALAAASLAAEHKFRQETELYLTTLGLRVKRAGESAIVDLPYGILLYSENRIIEWHNAYVAQLIEQDSLVGEELGEVFPQLQAGKDAEHSQELFIGGRIIHADIVPGERVAYFTDISDIWTLRKRYEEERIAVGTVIMDNLEESTQGMDDQQRTGLIARVAGQITEWAAENGILIRRLSSERYFLVMDVQTLKALEQTRFAILDEVREVLFGNKLPVTLSMGIAAGAESIAELGRMAQSSLDIALGRGGDQVAVRMGQRLSFYGGKTNAVEKRTRVRARVIAHALRDFIQQSDAVFIMGHKVPDTDAIGSAIGVLHACRMLEVEAFIVLEDSNPSIDRMVDQLRRDEILWSRFITRGEAVEMITEASLVVVVDTHKASLVEEPKLLRSDRIVVIDHHRRGEEFINDAVLVYLEPYASSTAELVTELLQYIHNRINLSMLEATALLAGITVDTKHFTLRTGSRTFDAASFLRRQGADPLLVQRILKQDLEEYIEKAEIIRRAEMLYGHIAVAVTEPGRKYSQLLIAQVADTLLNMTDVLASFVISERPDGLIGISARSLGQMNVQVVMERLGGGGHLTNAAVQLACPLEEAEAKLRRVLEEIDAEEGLFE from the coding sequence ATGCCTAAAATGTTGTTCCAACGCTGGTATTTCAAGCACATCATCTGGACGTTCGTGCTGCTCGTCGTGGTCACGAGCGTCCTTGCATATTACAACTGGATGGTCGGCTTGCTTGCCTTCGCCGGCATCGCCGCCTTGGCTGCGGCTTCGCTGGCGGCGGAACACAAATTCCGGCAAGAAACCGAATTGTACCTAACCACCCTGGGGCTTCGCGTCAAGCGGGCCGGAGAGAGCGCCATCGTGGATTTGCCCTATGGCATTCTCCTGTATAGCGAGAACCGGATCATCGAATGGCATAATGCTTATGTGGCGCAGCTTATTGAGCAGGACAGCCTGGTCGGAGAGGAACTGGGAGAAGTCTTCCCTCAGCTTCAAGCCGGGAAAGATGCAGAGCATTCCCAAGAGCTGTTCATCGGCGGACGCATCATTCATGCGGACATTGTGCCGGGGGAGCGGGTGGCTTACTTCACGGACATTAGCGACATCTGGACCCTGCGCAAGCGGTACGAGGAAGAACGCATCGCGGTAGGAACGGTTATCATGGATAATCTGGAAGAGTCGACGCAGGGGATGGATGACCAGCAGCGGACCGGGCTCATCGCGCGGGTCGCCGGCCAGATTACGGAATGGGCGGCGGAGAACGGGATTCTGATTCGCCGGCTCTCTTCGGAGCGGTACTTCCTCGTGATGGACGTACAGACCTTGAAGGCGCTGGAACAGACGCGGTTCGCGATTCTGGATGAAGTGAGAGAGGTGCTGTTCGGCAATAAGCTTCCGGTTACGCTCAGCATGGGGATTGCGGCCGGTGCGGAGAGCATTGCCGAGCTTGGCCGGATGGCTCAGTCGAGCCTGGATATCGCTCTAGGCCGAGGCGGCGATCAAGTCGCTGTCCGCATGGGTCAGCGGCTGTCTTTTTATGGGGGCAAGACGAATGCGGTCGAGAAGCGGACCCGGGTGCGTGCCCGCGTTATCGCGCATGCGCTGCGCGATTTCATCCAGCAGAGCGACGCGGTGTTCATTATGGGGCATAAAGTGCCGGATACCGATGCGATCGGCTCGGCGATCGGCGTGCTGCACGCATGCCGGATGCTTGAGGTTGAGGCGTTTATCGTACTGGAGGACAGCAATCCGTCCATCGACCGGATGGTGGATCAGCTGCGGAGGGACGAGATTCTCTGGTCCCGGTTCATTACCCGGGGCGAAGCCGTCGAGATGATTACCGAGGCCAGCCTGGTCGTCGTGGTCGATACCCACAAAGCATCCTTGGTGGAGGAGCCGAAGCTGCTGCGTTCGGATCGGATCGTCGTCATCGATCATCATCGGCGCGGCGAGGAATTCATCAACGACGCCGTGCTTGTCTATCTGGAGCCGTATGCCTCGTCCACGGCCGAGCTGGTCACGGAGCTGCTCCAATATATCCATAACCGGATTAACTTGAGCATGCTGGAAGCCACTGCGCTGCTGGCGGGCATCACGGTGGACACGAAGCATTTCACGCTCCGGACCGGGTCGCGCACCTTCGATGCGGCCAGCTTCCTACGCCGCCAAGGGGCCGATCCGCTGCTGGTGCAGCGCATCTTGAAGCAGGATCTCGAAGAATATATCGAGAAGGCCGAGATTATCCGGCGGGCGGAAATGTTGTATGGGCATATTGCGGTCGCGGTTACGGAGCCGGGACGCAAATATTCACAGTTGCTCATCGCCCAGGTAGCTGATACGCTGTTGAATATGACCGATGTGCTGGCGTCGTTCGTGATTAGCGAACGCCCGGACGGACTCATCGGGATTAGCGCGCGGTCGCTGGGGCAGATGAATGTCCAGGTCGTGATGGAGCGGCTGGGAGGAGGAGGCCATCTGACCAACGCGGCTGTGCAATTGGCGTGTCCGCTCGAGGAGGCGGAAGCCAAGCTGAGACGCGTGCTCGAAGAAATTGATGCGGAAGAGGGGTTGTTCGAATGA
- the yyaC gene encoding spore protease YyaC produces the protein MSYSLSNSPAPIDCLPCKVDYNTPEALTTLVRSCREHLRLRAPYQSLSVVCIGTDRSTGDCLGPLVGTYLVKRSSSHYRVFGTLQQPVHAMNLQDKLDELRQEDPSTFILAVDACLGQSSSVGAVQIQHGPVRPGAGVNKQLPPVGDMHITGIVNVGGFMEYFVLQNTRLHLVMSMAELIGEVIHQSIEGTTPVN, from the coding sequence GTGAGTTACTCTCTATCCAATTCTCCTGCTCCCATAGACTGTCTGCCATGCAAAGTGGATTACAACACGCCGGAAGCGCTGACGACGCTGGTCCGTTCCTGCCGCGAGCATTTGCGCCTGCGTGCCCCTTACCAATCATTATCGGTTGTATGCATTGGCACCGACCGCTCCACCGGGGATTGCCTGGGCCCCCTCGTCGGCACGTATCTGGTCAAGCGTTCCAGTTCCCATTACCGCGTCTTCGGAACGCTTCAGCAGCCGGTCCATGCCATGAATTTGCAGGACAAGCTGGATGAATTGCGGCAGGAAGACCCGAGTACCTTCATCTTAGCCGTGGATGCCTGCCTTGGCCAGAGCAGCAGCGTAGGCGCGGTTCAGATCCAGCATGGTCCTGTCCGTCCGGGTGCGGGAGTGAACAAACAATTGCCCCCGGTCGGCGACATGCACATAACCGGCATCGTCAACGTCGGAGGCTTCATGGAATATTTCGTGCTGCAAAATACTCGGCTTCATCTGGTCATGAGCATGGCCGAACTGATAGGAGAAGTGATCCATCAATCGATCGAAGGGACAACCCCGGTTAACTAA